From a region of the Deltaproteobacteria bacterium HGW-Deltaproteobacteria-18 genome:
- a CDS encoding dUTP diphosphatase, with product MNPCSGIVTMPVKVRFLSETCPPEKFNYATPGSAGIDLRACMAEAEVAIPPGGRFRFPTGIAVECTMPGVAGFVYSRSGLGTKDGLVVSQGVGVIDPDYRGEILVSLLNTSDQTRTVTRGQRIAQLVFQPVVRAEIIPQDDLTETARGAGGFGHTGTI from the coding sequence ATGAATCCCTGTTCCGGAATTGTCACCATGCCGGTCAAGGTCCGTTTTTTATCGGAAACGTGCCCGCCGGAGAAGTTTAACTATGCCACTCCGGGGTCGGCCGGTATTGATCTGCGGGCTTGTATGGCGGAAGCGGAGGTCGCCATCCCCCCCGGGGGAAGGTTTCGCTTTCCTACGGGCATTGCCGTGGAATGCACGATGCCGGGAGTGGCCGGTTTTGTCTATTCCCGAAGCGGCCTGGGCACCAAGGACGGCCTGGTTGTCAGCCAGGGAGTCGGCGTCATCGACCCGGACTATCGCGGCGAGATTCTGGTCAGCCTCCTGAACACTTCGGACCAGACCCGTACCGTGACCCGGGGGCAGCGCATCGCCCAGCTCGTTTTTCAGCCGGTCGTTCGCGCGGAAATCATTCCGCAGGACGATCTTACCGAAACCGCGCGCGGCGCCGGGGGATTCGGGCACACCGGCACGATCTGA
- a CDS encoding aspartate aminotransferase family protein gives MNSEDIKQGEASALCRTYARYPLAVSRAEGTKLITPEGRVYTDLLAGIAVCNLGHSHPELVEVIRAQAGKLIHVSNLFYQEEQVALANRLLGTTHLEKVFFCNSGAEANEGAIKLARRYMREGRGEERFEIITLGGSFHGRTLATLTATGQDKIKTGFGPLPEGFITVPFADLKAMEAAMNERTAAVLIEMIQGEGGVKPLPGDYVRGLAELCAAKGVLLIVDEIQTGVGRTGKFWAHQHAGLVPDIVTVAKGLAGGLPMGAVMCTEEVSKGFPPGSHGTTFGGNALISAVAAKVIEIIERDDLCGRAARMGDWLRERLEGIRTRLPEKIVEVRVHGLMIGIELTHPGAEVWKELLEQGFVLNLTQDTVLRLLPPLVITREELEAFCQALESILAKS, from the coding sequence ATGAACAGCGAAGATATAAAGCAGGGCGAGGCCTCGGCTCTTTGCCGGACCTATGCGCGTTATCCCCTGGCCGTAAGCCGGGCCGAAGGGACCAAGCTCATCACTCCCGAAGGCCGCGTCTATACCGACCTTCTGGCGGGCATCGCCGTGTGCAACCTGGGGCACTCCCATCCTGAACTGGTGGAGGTCATCCGTGCGCAGGCCGGCAAGCTCATCCACGTCTCCAACCTTTTCTACCAGGAAGAGCAGGTCGCCCTGGCCAACAGGCTGCTTGGCACCACGCATCTGGAAAAGGTCTTTTTTTGCAACTCCGGAGCCGAGGCCAACGAGGGCGCCATCAAGCTGGCCCGGCGCTACATGCGCGAGGGTCGGGGCGAGGAGCGCTTCGAGATCATCACCCTTGGCGGGTCTTTCCATGGCCGCACCCTGGCCACCTTGACGGCTACGGGCCAGGACAAGATCAAGACCGGGTTCGGGCCGCTGCCCGAAGGATTCATCACAGTGCCCTTTGCCGATTTAAAGGCCATGGAAGCCGCCATGAACGAGCGCACCGCTGCGGTGCTGATCGAGATGATCCAGGGCGAGGGAGGGGTCAAACCCCTGCCGGGGGATTACGTTCGCGGTTTGGCCGAGCTTTGCGCCGCCAAGGGCGTGCTGCTGATCGTCGATGAAATCCAGACTGGCGTGGGCCGGACTGGAAAATTCTGGGCGCATCAGCATGCGGGCCTCGTCCCGGACATCGTTACCGTGGCCAAGGGCCTGGCCGGAGGGCTGCCCATGGGTGCGGTCATGTGCACCGAAGAGGTCTCCAAGGGCTTTCCTCCGGGCAGCCACGGCACGACCTTCGGCGGCAACGCGCTCATCTCCGCCGTGGCGGCCAAGGTCATCGAGATCATCGAACGCGACGATCTCTGCGGCCGGGCCGCGCGCATGGGCGACTGGCTGCGCGAAAGGCTGGAGGGAATCAGGACCAGACTCCCGGAGAAGATCGTCGAGGTGCGGGTGCACGGCCTGATGATCGGCATCGAATTGACGCATCCCGGGGCCGAGGTCTGGAAGGAGCTGCTCGAGCAGGGCTTTGTCCTGAACCTTACCCAGGATACAGTGCTGCGTTTGCTGCCGCCGCTGGTCATAACCAGGGAGGAGTTGGAGGCGTTCTGCCAGGCCCTGGAATCCATCCTGGCCAAAAGCTAG
- a CDS encoding peptidase S41 — protein MRFSHFLGTMILLAGLCVTASSSQARDTDHYQALKQFSQVLDLIEKNYVQEVDRTDLIHGAIEGMLNSIDPHSTYIDLDKFKMMQEEFQGEFGGIGIQIGVRDKRLTVIAPIEDTPADKAGLRAGDIILEINGVSAMDISLEEAVSKIRGPKGEAVELTIMHKESQAPEKVTIVRGTIPLVSVKVKELEPGYLHLRLTDFKANTTDDMHSKLREYSSKQELKGVVLDLRNNPGGLLNQAISVTDTFLRDGLIVYTQGRDPKSRKDEMASRQSTDVTCPVVVLINSGSASASEIVAGALQDRKRAILIGERTFGKGSVQTIMPLSDGSAVKLTIALYYTPNGRSIQAEGIDPDVELPFVVAAEDATLPRDFREANLSKHLDNPNGETELNPEELEAKEALARDNQLRIGLSMVKSLPRFMQITN, from the coding sequence ATGCGTTTCAGCCATTTTCTTGGCACGATGATTCTTCTGGCCGGCCTTTGCGTCACGGCCTCGTCCAGCCAGGCTCGGGATACCGATCATTATCAGGCCTTGAAGCAGTTCAGCCAGGTTCTGGATCTGATAGAAAAAAATTATGTTCAGGAAGTCGACCGCACGGATCTGATCCATGGGGCCATCGAGGGGATGCTCAATTCCATTGACCCGCATTCCACATATATCGATCTCGACAAGTTCAAGATGATGCAGGAAGAATTCCAGGGTGAATTCGGAGGGATCGGCATCCAGATCGGAGTCCGCGACAAGCGCCTGACCGTGATCGCCCCCATTGAAGACACCCCCGCCGACAAGGCAGGGCTCAGGGCCGGTGACATCATCCTTGAGATCAACGGAGTTTCGGCGATGGACATCTCCCTTGAGGAGGCGGTGTCCAAGATTCGCGGCCCCAAGGGAGAGGCCGTGGAGCTGACCATCATGCACAAGGAATCCCAGGCTCCGGAAAAAGTGACCATCGTGCGCGGCACGATTCCTTTGGTCAGCGTCAAGGTCAAGGAACTCGAGCCCGGCTACCTGCACCTGCGTTTGACCGACTTCAAGGCCAACACCACCGACGACATGCACAGCAAACTGCGCGAGTATTCGTCCAAGCAGGAGTTAAAGGGCGTAGTCCTTGATCTGCGCAACAACCCCGGAGGCCTCCTCAACCAGGCCATCTCCGTGACCGACACCTTTTTGCGCGACGGGCTCATCGTCTACACCCAGGGGCGTGATCCCAAAAGCAGAAAGGACGAGATGGCTTCCCGGCAGTCGACGGACGTGACCTGCCCGGTGGTGGTGCTCATCAACTCCGGTTCTGCCTCGGCCTCGGAGATCGTGGCTGGTGCCCTGCAGGACCGCAAGCGGGCCATCCTGATCGGCGAGCGCACGTTCGGCAAGGGCTCCGTGCAGACCATCATGCCCCTGTCCGACGGTTCGGCGGTCAAGCTGACCATTGCACTCTACTACACGCCAAACGGCCGATCCATTCAGGCCGAGGGCATAGACCCCGACGTGGAGCTTCCCTTCGTGGTCGCGGCCGAAGATGCAACCCTGCCCCGTGATTTCAGGGAGGCGAACCTCTCCAAGCATCTGGACAATCCCAACGGGGAGACGGAGCTGAATCCGGAAGAGCTTGAAGCCAAGGAAGCATTGGCCAGAGACAACCAGCTGCGCATAGGGCTGAGCATGGTCAAATCCCTGCCGCGCTTCATGCAGATCACCAACTGA
- the prmA gene encoding 50S ribosomal protein L11 methyltransferase, whose amino-acid sequence MSNKLARLTLSFAPENEDLVTGLLFLHTPWGWEDDGTKDGLRRLTVHFDRPEQSAETEAALQAACPEIILESTSVDNADWTSAWKKYFTPIPIGSRFVVLPAWLKDEPCAAEPILIEPKMAFGTGHHQTTALCLEALDRLATDGVLTEGQSFLDLGTGSGILGIAAVKLGLIGQGLDIDPVAIDNAHENAALNAVEGAFKPATGSVTDIPAEQRFDCILANILANPLIDMAEDICARLARPGVLILSGILREQADRVVQAYVDQGLAAPAISYSGEWTLLVFRA is encoded by the coding sequence ATGTCAAACAAACTCGCCCGTCTTACTCTTTCCTTTGCCCCGGAAAACGAGGATCTTGTCACCGGTCTGCTGTTTCTGCACACCCCTTGGGGCTGGGAGGATGACGGTACAAAGGACGGCCTGCGCCGCCTGACCGTGCATTTCGACCGTCCGGAACAGTCCGCCGAAACCGAGGCCGCTCTCCAGGCCGCCTGCCCGGAAATTATTCTGGAGAGCACAAGCGTGGATAACGCGGACTGGACCAGTGCCTGGAAAAAATACTTCACGCCCATCCCCATCGGATCCAGGTTTGTGGTTCTGCCCGCCTGGCTCAAGGACGAGCCCTGCGCGGCCGAGCCCATTCTGATCGAGCCCAAGATGGCTTTCGGGACGGGACATCACCAGACTACGGCCCTGTGCCTTGAGGCGCTGGACCGCTTGGCGACGGATGGAGTCCTTACGGAGGGGCAATCCTTTCTTGATCTGGGCACGGGCTCGGGGATTTTGGGCATCGCCGCCGTCAAGCTCGGGCTCATCGGCCAGGGCCTCGACATCGACCCGGTGGCCATCGACAACGCCCACGAAAACGCCGCCCTGAACGCGGTGGAGGGCGCTTTCAAACCCGCTACCGGCAGTGTCACGGACATCCCGGCGGAGCAGCGCTTTGACTGCATCCTGGCCAACATCCTGGCCAATCCGCTCATCGACATGGCCGAGGACATCTGTGCCCGCCTGGCCCGGCCGGGTGTGCTCATCCTGTCCGGCATCCTGCGCGAGCAGGCGGATCGCGTGGTGCAGGCCTATGTCGACCAGGGCTTGGCGGCTCCTGCGATTTCATACTCCGGGGAATGGACCCTGCTCGTCTTTCGCGCATGA
- a CDS encoding endonuclease has translation MNREAVLLGYYRAMSAELGPSRWWPGQTPFEIALGAILTQNTAWANVEKAIHNLRKSGLLDPGALARLTDGEISVLIRPAGAFRVKAVRVRNFLNFLDRTCNLDMSGLRGETMEELRPALLEVSGIGPETADSILLYALGLPSFVVDAYTRRILSRHGLVPEDIGYGELREFFMDVLPPDVALYNEYHALLVRTGKGWCAKKAGKCASCPLAVFLEEFSLLTCVGKSIIPHP, from the coding sequence ATGAACCGGGAGGCCGTGCTGCTTGGCTACTACCGGGCGATGTCGGCCGAACTGGGACCAAGCAGGTGGTGGCCGGGACAAACGCCTTTCGAGATCGCTCTTGGCGCCATCTTGACCCAGAACACGGCCTGGGCCAACGTGGAAAAGGCGATACACAACCTGCGCAAATCCGGCCTGCTCGATCCCGGGGCCCTTGCCCGGTTGACCGACGGGGAAATTTCGGTGCTCATCCGGCCGGCCGGCGCCTTCCGGGTCAAGGCGGTGCGGGTGCGCAATTTCCTGAATTTTCTGGACAGGACCTGTAATCTGGACATGAGCGGATTGCGGGGCGAGACGATGGAAGAGCTGCGTCCGGCCCTGCTGGAGGTTTCCGGCATTGGGCCGGAAACGGCGGATTCCATTCTCCTCTACGCCCTGGGACTGCCGTCCTTTGTGGTCGATGCGTATACGCGCCGCATCCTGTCAAGGCACGGGCTTGTTCCCGAAGACATCGGGTATGGGGAACTGCGGGAGTTTTTCATGGATGTTCTGCCGCCGGACGTGGCGTTATATAATGAATACCACGCCCTCCTCGTGCGCACGGGAAAGGGTTGGTGTGCAAAGAAGGCGGGAAAATGTGCGAGCTGTCCTCTGGCCGTCTTCCTGGAAGAGTTCAGCCTCTTGACCTGCGTGGGAAAAAGCATCATCCCTCACCCATGA
- a CDS encoding adhesin, which yields MFTLQPAAKAQLDEHFGGKDKEPIRIYMASGCGGARLGLALDEKKDNDQIFDVEGYSFLVEADLYEQAKPMTVLFDQNMGFTVESSMVFPEGGGGCSSCGCGGSCG from the coding sequence ATGTTTACTCTCCAACCGGCGGCAAAGGCGCAGCTGGATGAGCATTTCGGCGGCAAGGACAAGGAACCCATTCGCATATACATGGCTTCCGGCTGCGGCGGAGCCCGTCTCGGGTTGGCCCTGGACGAGAAGAAAGACAATGATCAGATCTTCGACGTGGAAGGGTATTCCTTTCTGGTCGAGGCAGACCTGTACGAGCAGGCCAAACCCATGACGGTCCTCTTTGACCAGAACATGGGTTTTACCGTGGAATCGAGCATGGTTTTCCCCGAGGGCGGGGGCGGTTGCTCATCCTGCGGTTGCGGCGGAAGCTGCGGCTGA
- a CDS encoding alpha-glucan phosphorylase, which yields MQPLHVYTVVPKLPEKLLPLKMLASNLYFSWQHEIEEFFAQIDRELWEKSEHNPIWFLNHLPQSTLEELGEDEFFLDRLSTIAAGFEKYISKRGPMTGLDALESGPVVAYFSAEYGIAQCLPVYSGGLGVLAGDHLKSASDLNIPLVGIGLCYQRGFFRQYLTHDGWQQERYQPNDFEQMPLFPVLDEEGLPLKVRFQMQGKPLYFRVWRADVGRVPLFLMDTNISENTPERRELTSQLYGGDLEMRLMQEYLLGIGGIKALEAMGLSPRVIHMNEGHSAFAGLERIRVLMQDRHLSFEAALELVAQSSVFTTHTPVPAGNDRFSPDLMARYFLEYSADLGLSWKVFLALGRENTRDEAEHFCMTILALRLSRFNNGVSRLHGKVSRKMWANVWSQYPEEDVPITWVTNGIHFPTWVAPEMSVLYDRFLGQSWREDPDCERVGEKFGSIPDIELWRAHERLRERLVDFVRRRLQQQIMSRGGRSWELEVADNVLNPEALTIGFARRFASYKRAYLLLKDDDRLKRLVTDPARPVQFVFAGKAHPRDNEGKKIIQELISLCQSPECRASMVFLEDYDMQVARYLVQGCDIWLNNPRRPLEACGTSGMKAMANGVLNLSTLDGWWDEAWSPDNSVGWAIGNAEEYDDVEYQDFVESQTLYNILEKDVIPLFYDRVQGSFPRRWVQKMKQALKTLGPVFNGHRMVEEYSKRAYLPSNISYGKLTANEYRPVMELAEWRMNLLTHWGELDIRNVQCVTAHEMFVGENLEVSAEVKVEGLGIQDIRVEIYTGPLDHTGKFANRSTFPMSPDERTADGWYVYRGKAMPMATGKFGFTVRILPHHPLLRDAHSLGLIFWADKPEPQPQG from the coding sequence ATGCAACCATTGCATGTTTATACAGTTGTACCCAAGCTTCCGGAAAAACTTCTGCCGCTCAAGATGCTGGCGAGCAATCTCTATTTTTCCTGGCAGCATGAAATCGAGGAATTCTTTGCTCAGATAGACCGCGAATTATGGGAAAAAAGCGAGCACAATCCGATCTGGTTCCTGAACCATCTGCCTCAGAGCACACTGGAAGAACTGGGCGAGGATGAATTCTTTCTGGACCGTCTGTCAACCATTGCGGCGGGTTTCGAAAAATACATCTCCAAACGCGGCCCCATGACCGGACTCGATGCCCTGGAGAGCGGACCGGTAGTCGCCTATTTCAGCGCCGAATACGGCATCGCACAATGCCTGCCCGTTTATTCGGGAGGGCTTGGCGTGCTGGCCGGAGACCATCTCAAATCCGCCAGCGACCTGAACATTCCCCTGGTCGGGATCGGCCTTTGCTACCAGCGCGGATTTTTCCGCCAGTACCTGACTCACGACGGCTGGCAGCAGGAGCGCTATCAGCCCAACGACTTCGAGCAGATGCCCCTTTTTCCCGTACTGGACGAAGAAGGCCTGCCCCTTAAAGTGCGTTTCCAGATGCAGGGCAAACCGCTCTATTTCCGCGTCTGGCGGGCCGACGTTGGCCGCGTGCCGCTCTTCCTGATGGACACCAACATTTCCGAGAACACGCCCGAACGCCGGGAGCTGACCTCACAGCTCTATGGCGGCGATCTGGAAATGCGCCTCATGCAGGAGTACCTGCTCGGCATCGGCGGCATCAAGGCACTGGAGGCCATGGGCCTCTCTCCCCGGGTCATCCACATGAACGAAGGCCACTCGGCCTTTGCGGGTCTGGAAAGAATCCGCGTGCTCATGCAGGACCGCCACCTGTCCTTCGAGGCGGCCCTGGAACTGGTCGCCCAGAGCTCGGTCTTCACCACGCACACGCCAGTCCCGGCGGGAAACGACCGGTTCTCCCCGGACCTGATGGCCAGATACTTCCTGGAATATTCCGCGGATCTGGGGCTCTCCTGGAAGGTTTTCCTGGCCCTGGGCCGGGAAAACACGCGCGACGAAGCCGAGCACTTCTGCATGACGATCCTGGCCCTGCGCCTGTCCCGGTTCAACAATGGCGTAAGCCGTCTGCACGGCAAGGTCTCGCGCAAGATGTGGGCCAATGTCTGGTCGCAGTACCCCGAAGAGGATGTGCCCATCACCTGGGTCACCAACGGCATCCATTTCCCGACCTGGGTGGCGCCTGAGATGTCCGTCCTCTATGACCGATTCCTCGGCCAGTCCTGGCGCGAAGACCCGGACTGCGAGCGGGTCGGCGAAAAATTCGGCTCCATCCCGGACATCGAGTTGTGGCGCGCCCACGAACGCCTGCGGGAACGCCTGGTCGATTTCGTGCGACGCAGGCTGCAGCAGCAGATCATGTCCCGGGGCGGCCGCAGCTGGGAACTTGAAGTGGCGGACAATGTCCTCAATCCCGAGGCCCTGACCATCGGCTTCGCCCGTCGTTTCGCGTCCTACAAGCGCGCCTACCTGCTTCTGAAGGACGATGACCGCTTGAAACGCCTCGTCACGGACCCTGCCCGCCCGGTACAGTTCGTCTTTGCCGGCAAGGCCCACCCCCGGGACAACGAAGGCAAGAAAATCATCCAGGAGCTCATCAGCCTCTGCCAGTCCCCGGAGTGTCGCGCGTCCATGGTCTTTCTGGAGGACTATGACATGCAGGTCGCCCGCTATCTGGTTCAGGGCTGCGACATCTGGCTCAACAACCCGCGTCGCCCCCTGGAAGCCTGCGGCACCAGCGGCATGAAGGCCATGGCCAACGGCGTCCTGAACCTGAGCACCCTCGACGGCTGGTGGGACGAGGCCTGGAGCCCGGACAACTCCGTAGGCTGGGCCATCGGCAACGCCGAGGAATATGACGACGTTGAGTACCAGGACTTCGTGGAGAGCCAGACCCTCTACAACATTCTCGAAAAAGACGTCATCCCGCTCTTCTATGACCGAGTGCAGGGCTCCTTCCCCAGACGCTGGGTGCAGAAGATGAAACAGGCCCTCAAAACCCTGGGTCCGGTCTTCAACGGACACCGCATGGTCGAGGAATATTCCAAGCGCGCCTACCTCCCGTCCAACATCAGCTACGGCAAACTCACGGCCAACGAATACCGTCCGGTCATGGAACTGGCCGAGTGGCGCATGAACCTGCTCACCCACTGGGGGGAACTCGACATCCGCAACGTGCAGTGCGTCACGGCCCATGAGATGTTCGTCGGTGAAAATCTGGAGGTCAGCGCCGAGGTCAAGGTCGAGGGCCTTGGCATCCAGGACATCCGCGTGGAAATCTACACCGGCCCCCTCGATCACACCGGCAAGTTCGCAAACCGGTCCACCTTTCCCATGAGCCCGGACGAACGCACCGCTGACGGCTGGTACGTCTATCGCGGCAAGGCCATGCCCATGGCCACGGGCAAGTTCGGTTTCACCGTGCGCATCCTGCCGCATCATCCGCTGCTGCGCGACGCGCACAGCCTAGGGCTGATCTTCTGGGCCGACAAACCCGAACCTCAACCGCAAGGCTAG